The Rubrobacter aplysinae DNA segment CGCCGGCATCACGACGGTCGGCATCGCCTCGACCCACGAGCCGCAGACTCTGCTAGCCGCCGGGGCGAGCTACACCTACCCGGACTTCGACAGCCCGGAGCTGCGCGCCTTGATCTTCGGCTGACTCTATTACTGGCCTTACTATCTTGGCGTTACCGTAACGCCCCGGCGCTTCTTAGGAACCCGAGCAGACGGTCCTCGTAGCGGGGATGGGTGTACGCCTGGACGTGCTCGTAGCCCGTAAGACGCCACAGCTCAGAGCCCGGATACGCCTCCCGGAAGAGCCGGGCGTGCTCGTAGGGTACGGTCTCGTCGGCGGTGGAGTGGATCACGAACAGCGGCACCTCCCGCTCCCGGAGCACGAAGGCTTCCTCCACGGGCCGCACCTCGCTGGCGTCGAGGCCGAGAAAGAGGTCCGCGCTCAGGAGCACGCCGGGCGTGAAGAAGCCCGGCAGGCCGCTCCGCTCCGGTATCTCCTCTCTGAGAAGCAGCGGCAGGTCGGCGTATCCTGCCTCCTCGACGACCGCCGCGACCCCCGTGCCTGGCGCCGCCCCGACGACCGTGGCCGCGCCCATCGAGAACCCGTGCAGCACCGTAGCCTCCGGCGCGAAGCCCCGTTCTCTCACCCAGGAGAGCGCGGCCCGCACGTCGTCCTTCTCGCGGTCGCCGAGGGTACGTCTCACCCTCTCCGAGCCGCCGTGGCCGCGCAGGTCGGGCATCAGCACCGCGTACCCGGCCTCTCTATAGATCTCCGCCGTCCTCAAGACGTGCTCGTCGGAGCGGTCGCCGCCCCAGCCGTGGACCAGGATCACGGCCCGCTCAGGACCGCCCGAGTCCCCGCCCGTCCACCAGCCTTCGAGGTCCGTGCCGTCGGCGGCCTCGAACGATATCTCCCGGGCCGTAAGGCCGACCGACTCAGGCGTGCGCTCCGGCTCGGAGGGTTCTGGTGCCGTGAGTCGGGCGGCGACGAAGAGCGAGACGCCGAGGTATCCCGCAGCGAGTACTATGACCAGCGCGAGAACTCCGAAAGCCCACCGCCTCCCGCGCCGATTGTTACTCCGAACCGCCGTGGCTAGATCCTCAATCCGACTACAGCGGCCACGCTGGTGCCAGGGAAGCTCCGCACGACCGTGGCTCTGCTTATCGACCAACCGTGCATTACTACGTCCTCCGAGGCTAAGCCTTTCATTTCTAGCCAGTCGAGGACCCCCCGACCGCGCGGATGACATCATCGTAGAACAGCCGCGACATAGACGCCAAAAGATGTTCACGGGTGATGGACCCTTGCTCATAGACTCGATCCACCGCTCATATTGACACATTACTATACTGACTGGTATATATACCCTTAACGCGCCGAGCTGTACGGCGTCCCG contains these protein-coding regions:
- a CDS encoding alpha/beta hydrolase, which gives rise to MVDKQSHGRAELPWHQRGRCSRIEDLATAVRSNNRRGRRWAFGVLALVIVLAAGYLGVSLFVAARLTAPEPSEPERTPESVGLTAREISFEAADGTDLEGWWTGGDSGGPERAVILVHGWGGDRSDEHVLRTAEIYREAGYAVLMPDLRGHGGSERVRRTLGDREKDDVRAALSWVRERGFAPEATVLHGFSMGAATVVGAAPGTGVAAVVEEAGYADLPLLLREEIPERSGLPGFFTPGVLLSADLFLGLDASEVRPVEEAFVLREREVPLFVIHSTADETVPYEHARLFREAYPGSELWRLTGYEHVQAYTHPRYEDRLLGFLRSAGALR